CGGCCATCGGCCCGCCGACCTCGGGTGCGTCGCCGCAGCGAGGCAGCGCCTGCAAAGTGGCTGGCACCTCGCCGGCACCGAGCAGGGCGATCCCGGTGACGCGCCACCGCACCGCCGCGAGCGCCCGCTCCGCGAGCGGCACCCCGGCCACCGGCAGAAGCGACTTCGGCTCCCCCATCCGCCGGCTCGCGCCACCCACCAGCAGCCCCGCCCACAGCTCCCCGGCCCCGCGCACGCGATCCGGCCTTTCCTCGGACTCCATGGCCCCATCCTAGGCGACGCGGTATCCTTCGCCTCCCACGGCCCGTCCTTTTCCGCCGCGTCCCGGGAGCCATGTCGACCTCCGATTCCGTTCGCATCCGCCGCCCCGGCCGGGGCCGGCTCGTCATCATCCTGCTGCTCGTCGTCGTCGCGGCGCTGCTCGCCGTCACGGCTTTCGTCGCCGGTCCGCCGCCGAAGATCGAGATCGTCTCGACCCTGCCGGCGATCGGCCAACGCACTCCGATCGAGGTGCACCTCACCGAGCCGTCGCGCGGCCTTGCCGGGTTCCGCGTCGAGGTCGGCCAGGGGCAGAACTTCACGCGTCTCGTCGAAGAGACGATGAACCCCGCCCCCTTCCTCGCCTTCTGGGCCGCCCGCACCACCGAGCGCACCGTGCGCATCGAGGTGGGCAAGGCGACCGTGCCGACGCTCGTCGGCGGCGAAGCGGTGGTGCGGGTCGTCGCCGAGCGCGCGCCGGCGCTGCTGCTGCGTCCGACGCCAGTGGTCGCCGAGATCACCCTGCCGGTGCGCCTCAGCCCACCGCGTCTCGAAGTGCTCTCCACCCAGACCTATGTCGTCCAGGGCGGTTCGGAGGCCGTCGTCTACCGCGTCGGCGAGAGCTCGGTGCGCGACGGGGTGCGAGCCGGCAACTGGTTCTTCGCCGGCCACCCGCTGCCCGGCGGCGGCCCCCACGACCGCTTCGCCCTCTTCTCGGCGCCCTGGGACGTCGCCGACGGCGCGGGCTTGCAACTCGTCGCCAGCGACGACGTCGGCAACGAGGCGAAGACGAGCTTCGTCGATCGCTTCACCGCCCGTCCGGCTCGGCCGCAGACGCTCGTCCTCTCGGATCGCTTCCTCACCAAGGTCGTCGGCGAGATCCTCGCCGAGACGCCGAACCTCACCGACCAGGGCGACCTGGTCAAGAACTACCTGGCGATCAACGGCGATCTGCGCCGTCGCAACGGCGAGGAGCTGCGCGAGCTCGCCTCCGGCTCGCAGGCGAGCTTTCTCTGGCGCGAACCGTTCTTCCCGTTCCCCGGCAGCCAGGTCATGGCCTCGTTCGCCGACCACCGCAGCTATCTCTACCAGGACCGGGTCATCGACCAGCAGGACCACCTCGGCTTCGATCTCGCCTCGGTGTCGCGCGCCGGCATTCCGGCGGCCAACGACGGCGTGGTGGTGCTGGCGCGCTTCCTCGGCATCTACGGCAACACCGTGGTGATCGACCACGGCTACGGCCTGATGAGCCTGTACTCGCACCTCTCGTCGATCGGCGTGCGCCCCGGCCAGACAGTGCGGCGCGGCGAAGAGATCGGCAAGACCGGCGCCACCGGCATGGCCGGCGGCGACCACCTCCATTTCTCGTTCCTGCTCGACGGGCTGCCGGTGAATCCCGCCGAGTGGTGGGACCCCCACTGGATCCGCGATCGCATCGGCCGCAAGCTGGGGCCGGCGCTGCCGTTCAAGGGCTGATCGCGCGGGAGAGACCCGATGCCCCTGTTCCTCCGTCGTGTGTTGCCGTTCGTCCTGGCGCTTGCCCTCCTGCTCAGCCATCTCCTGTTCTCCCCGCTCGGCCGCGCCGCGGCAGCGACCGCCTCGGCCAGCGACTGGCAGCAGGCGCTCGGCACCTGGCGCAGCGAACGCTTCGAACGCCTCACCGCGCCGGACGGTTGGCTGACGCTCGTCGGCCTTTTCTGGCTGCAGGAGGGGAGCAACCGCCTCGGCGCGAGCCCCGGCAACGAGATGAAGCTGCCGGCCGGACCGCTGTTCGTCGGTACGGTCGAGCTCTCCGGCGGCACGACGCGAACGGCGACCTTCGTCGCCGCACCGGGCGTCGAGGTGCGAGTCCGCGGCGGCGGGAAGGTGACGCGACTCCCCTTGGCCGCCGATACCAGCGGCAAGCCGACGGTGCTCGAGCACGGCACGCTCTCGTGGTTCCTCATCGAGCGCGGCGGTCGACTGGCGCTGCGCGTCAAGGACCGCGACGCGACGACGCGCAAGGAGTTCACCGGGCTCGACTACTTCCCGGCCGGACCCGACTGGCGGATCGCCGCCACGCTCGAACCGGCCGCGGCGGGCGAGACGATCATGGTTCCCAACGTCCTCGGCAACCTCGAGGCGACACCGACGGCGGGCAAGCTGGTCTTCACGATCGGCGAGCGCGAGCTGCGGCTCGCGACCATTCTCGAACCGGGTAGCGACTCGCTCTTCGTCGTGTTCGGCGACGCGACGAACGGCAAGGAGACGTACGGCGGCGGACGCTTCCTCGACGTCGACAAGCCCGGCGCCGACGGCCGCACGACGATCGACTTCAACCGCGCCTACAACCCGCCCTGCGCCTTCACGCCGTTCGCCACCTGCCCGCTGCCGCCGAAGGGCAACCGGTTGGAGGTGCGCGTCGAGGCCGGCGAGAAGAAGTACGGCAAGGGCCATTCGTGACGATCGCCCCCTCGCTCTACGAGGAGGTGCTCGCCGCCGCGGCCGGACGACCGCTCGCTCCACCTCGCGCCGCGCGCGATTCGGCGGCGGTCGTCCTCTGGCGGCGCGACGCCGGCGGCGAGGTCGAGGTCTACTGGCAACGGCGCGGGCGGACACTGCCGTTCATGGGGGGCTGGTACGCCTTCCCCGGCGGCGGGCTCGAGCGGAGCGACGCGAGCCTGCCCGTCGCCGGTACGCCGCTCGGTACCGACGAGACGACCTGCACCGCCCACGAGCCACGCGGGCTCGACGGTCGGGCCTCCCGGCCGACTTCGCCCGATCTCGTCCCCGGGCTCGCTGCGGCGGCGCTGCGTGAGCTCTTCGAAGAGACGGGCGTCCTGCTCACCCGCTCGGACGAGAGCCGTGCCCTCGCGCTTCCGCCCGACGGCGCTCCGCTCGCCGAACGTCTCGCGACCGCCGTTTCGGCGCTCGACGCGGCACGCCTCCGCTTCGCCGGCCGCTGGCTCACGCCCCCTCTCGGACCGGTGCGTTTCGACAACCGCTTCTTTCTCGTCGCCTGGGCTCCGGCCGACGGCGAGCCCTCCTGGTTCGCGCCGGAGAGCGAGGCGGGCGAGTGGATCCGTCCCGCGACGGCACTCGCCCGCTGGCGGCGAGCCGAGGTGCTCGCCGCGCCACCGGTGCTCCACCTGCTGCGCGTGCTCGCCGACGAGGGGCCCGACGGCGACGGACGCCGCCTGCTCGACACGGCGGAGGCCGACCTCGGACCACTGCGGCGGATCGAGTTCGTGCCCGGGGCGATCGTCTTCCCGCTGCGCGCCGCGACCCTGCCCCCCGCGTCGCACACCAACACCTTCTTGCTCGGCTTCGGCGACTGCGCCCTCGTCGATCCCGGGTCGCCGTTCGACGAGGAGAACGATCGCCTTCTCGCCGCGCTCGCCGCGGCGGAGCGCGAGCTCGGACGGCGGGTCACGGCGATCTGGCTGACGCACCATCACCCCGACCACGTCGCGGGCGTCGCCCGATTGCGCGAAGCCCTCGGCGTCCCGGTGCTTTCGCACCCGGCCACCGCCGAGCGGCTCGCGACGCGCGGCCTCGCGGTCGACGGCACGTTCGACGGCGGCACGACGATCGTCCTCGCCGGCGAGCCGCCGCTCGCCGTCGAGCTCCTGCACACGCCGGGGCACGCGCGCGGGCATCTGGCCTTCCGCCTCGTCGCCACCGGCGCGGTGGTGGCGGGCGATCTGCTCTCGGGTCTCGGCACGGTGGTGATCGACCCGCCCGAGGGCGACATGGACGAGTACCTCGACTCGCTCGCGCGCGTCGAGGCGCTGGCGCCGACGCTTCTCCTGCCGTCGCACGGCGCGCCGCTCGCCGGCGGTGCCGCGCACCTTGCCGAGCTGCGTCGCCACCGTCTGGAGCGCGAACGCCAGGTGCTGGCGGCGTGGGACGGCGGCCTGCGGGAAGTCGAGGCGCTCGTGCCGGTCGTCTACCCGGACGTCGCGCCGATGCTCCATCCCCTCACCGGCCGGCAGGTGCGCGCCCACCTCGAACGCCTCGCCCGGCGCGGCACGATCGAACACCCACACCGCGCCGGCGAAGGCTGACCTAGCGCGATCCAGCCGCGCTCTTTCGACGGAGACCCACCACCCAGGTCCCTTCTCGTTGGTCGGGACGACGTGGGGTGGAGGCGCTCACCTCTCGTCACCCCGAGCGGGAGCGCGGCGACGGGCTCGTTGGTCGTGTCGCCGCGGCTCAAAGCCAGCGTCGCACCGCTCCCGCGTAGGCGACGTAGACCGAGCCGAACCGCTGGGCGAGGAATCGCTCCTCGCGTTGGATGACCATTCGATCGAGCGCGACGACGAGCGCCGGCACCGCGAGCGCCACGGCGACGCTGTCGAGCAGGCAGGCCGTGCCCGCCAGGGTGAGCGAAAGGGCGACGTAGAGGGGGTTGCGCGACCAGCGGTACGGCCCAACGACGGCAAGCGCGACCACCTCCTCGCCGAAGTCGGGAGGCGTCCCTGCCGCATGCAAGGCGTGGAAGGCCCAGCCGCCGATCACCACCGCGAGCAGGAAGCAGGTCCCCCCGGCGATCTGCGAACCGAGCGTGCCGAGCCCGAGCGAGCCGGGAACGAGCCAACGTCCGAAGAGCCCCGTCGCCAGCGCGAGCAGGGCCAGCAGTGCGGGATGTAGCGGGACCTGCAGCCGCGTCGGCGTCCCGGTCATGCGAGCCTCTCCGGTCCTCGTCGGGGAGCTTCTCACGAAGCGCGCGGGAGCTGCTCCGCCGCTCACCCTCCGGGCTAGGATGCCGCCGTGCCGACGAGCCCCACACTCGCCTACTCCCGCTACGTCGCCCTCGGCGACAGCTCGACCGAAGGGCTCGAGGACCCCGACGGCCGCGGCGGCTATCGCGG
This genomic window from Holophagales bacterium contains:
- a CDS encoding M23 family metallopeptidase; the protein is MSTSDSVRIRRPGRGRLVIILLLVVVAALLAVTAFVAGPPPKIEIVSTLPAIGQRTPIEVHLTEPSRGLAGFRVEVGQGQNFTRLVEETMNPAPFLAFWAARTTERTVRIEVGKATVPTLVGGEAVVRVVAERAPALLLRPTPVVAEITLPVRLSPPRLEVLSTQTYVVQGGSEAVVYRVGESSVRDGVRAGNWFFAGHPLPGGGPHDRFALFSAPWDVADGAGLQLVASDDVGNEAKTSFVDRFTARPARPQTLVLSDRFLTKVVGEILAETPNLTDQGDLVKNYLAINGDLRRRNGEELRELASGSQASFLWREPFFPFPGSQVMASFADHRSYLYQDRVIDQQDHLGFDLASVSRAGIPAANDGVVVLARFLGIYGNTVVIDHGYGLMSLYSHLSSIGVRPGQTVRRGEEIGKTGATGMAGGDHLHFSFLLDGLPVNPAEWWDPHWIRDRIGRKLGPALPFKG
- a CDS encoding DUF1684 domain-containing protein, which gives rise to MPLFLRRVLPFVLALALLLSHLLFSPLGRAAAATASASDWQQALGTWRSERFERLTAPDGWLTLVGLFWLQEGSNRLGASPGNEMKLPAGPLFVGTVELSGGTTRTATFVAAPGVEVRVRGGGKVTRLPLAADTSGKPTVLEHGTLSWFLIERGGRLALRVKDRDATTRKEFTGLDYFPAGPDWRIAATLEPAAAGETIMVPNVLGNLEATPTAGKLVFTIGERELRLATILEPGSDSLFVVFGDATNGKETYGGGRFLDVDKPGADGRTTIDFNRAYNPPCAFTPFATCPLPPKGNRLEVRVEAGEKKYGKGHS
- a CDS encoding MBL fold metallo-hydrolase — protein: MTIAPSLYEEVLAAAAGRPLAPPRAARDSAAVVLWRRDAGGEVEVYWQRRGRTLPFMGGWYAFPGGGLERSDASLPVAGTPLGTDETTCTAHEPRGLDGRASRPTSPDLVPGLAAAALRELFEETGVLLTRSDESRALALPPDGAPLAERLATAVSALDAARLRFAGRWLTPPLGPVRFDNRFFLVAWAPADGEPSWFAPESEAGEWIRPATALARWRRAEVLAAPPVLHLLRVLADEGPDGDGRRLLDTAEADLGPLRRIEFVPGAIVFPLRAATLPPASHTNTFLLGFGDCALVDPGSPFDEENDRLLAALAAAERELGRRVTAIWLTHHHPDHVAGVARLREALGVPVLSHPATAERLATRGLAVDGTFDGGTTIVLAGEPPLAVELLHTPGHARGHLAFRLVATGAVVAGDLLSGLGTVVIDPPEGDMDEYLDSLARVEALAPTLLLPSHGAPLAGGAAHLAELRRHRLERERQVLAAWDGGLREVEALVPVVYPDVAPMLHPLTGRQVRAHLERLARRGTIEHPHRAGEG
- a CDS encoding isoprenylcysteine carboxylmethyltransferase family protein; its protein translation is MTGTPTRLQVPLHPALLALLALATGLFGRWLVPGSLGLGTLGSQIAGGTCFLLAVVIGGWAFHALHAAGTPPDFGEEVVALAVVGPYRWSRNPLYVALSLTLAGTACLLDSVAVALAVPALVVALDRMVIQREERFLAQRFGSVYVAYAGAVRRWL